The Nostoc sp. NIES-3756 DNA window AGCAAGCTTTAAAAATTAAACCAGATGCTTGTGAGGTTTGGTCATACAAGGGTGACGTTTTAGAGAAAACAGGCGATATTGAAGAATCGCTTGCCAGTCATGAAAATGCCCTCAAATGTAACGAAAAAAGTGAAATAGCTTGGTATGAGTGGGCGAGAATATTAATAGATTTTGGTCGAATTGAAGACGCAATTGATGCTTGCAATCAAGCAATTACAGTTTTAGATGACAAATTCGTTGCATGGCAAAATCGCAGCATTATCTTACATGAATTAGCTCGTTATGAGGAGGCGATCGCTAGTTACAACCAAGCTTTAGAAATTAATCCTAATGATGCTGATACTTTTTATAACATAGCCTGCTGTTATGCCTTACAAAATAATACAGAACAGGTTATACAAAACTTACAACAGGCTATATCTTTGGGAGATGATACATTCATTACAGCAGCAGAAAATGACCCTGATTTTGATACTATTCGCCAGACAAATGAATTTCAAGCTTTGATGCAGCAAGCAACTTTAAATTAGCCACTTCTCTATCGGTTCTGTAGATTTAACAATGTGCATTCCTGCTGCTTTGAACCTAGCAAATGCTTCATCTGCTTGTTTTGTGTAATCTACAACACCCGGCACAACAACAGGGGAAGTACAATCTTCTAACAAATAAACTTTTTGGGAAAGTGCAGCATCTACTTGTTTAATTTCTGTTAATAAATCATCAATTGTCCAGGCAACACAATGACTTTTAGCTTGACCACCGATGATTACAGTATCATATTCTAAAAGTTGCTGAATCAATTTTTGGTTTTTATGAGCCAAAGGATTTTCATCAAAACTAATCAATACCTCTGGACGCAGAACAGAATAGTTTTCAGTTAAAGGATTATCACCTTTAATTTCAAATTGAGTTTGACTTTGACGAGCAATACAATGGAAAAATATTGCTTCTTCCACTGAAGCAACTAAAGCATGACCAATACCACCCAACATTGAGTGATAAGGCCAAATAATTAAAGGATACTTACCATCTTGGCTGAGTTGCTTAACATAGTGATAAGCATGTTTTTCTAGTAATTCATAATTGCCCTTAGTCAGACTATTTGCCACGAATGGGTTAACTTTCCAAATTCCTTTTTCTACATCTGCTAGACTAATACTAGTAGCAGATGGTGTAGGATGTTCACCCAAATCATTCACCCAAAATATTGGATGAAAAATCTGCATGGTAGTGTGAGTATCGAGTGTAGGGATAATTTTAGTAATCGTGTTTAAATTACGATAAATAAACTCACATATTCGGCGATTATCATCTACTGCACCATTACCGGATTGACCACCCACAAATAATTCAAATCCTGGGATGCAGAAAGTGTTCTGCACATCTATTAACAATAGACAAATGCGCTTTTGATCAACATCTGCTGGTGGAACATTATATTCTTTCGCCCATGCTTCGGCTTCGGCTGCACGTTCTTGATAAGGTACGCGCCAGACTTCGCCGACTTTGGCAGGGTTAAAGTGAGGCGGTATAGTAGATGATTGCACCGTTATTTGATTGCTCATATTACATATATATGATGAGTACAGGCATCAGCTAGCCTAATTTCCTCTCTAATGTAACCAACGATATAGGCGATGGCGTTCCGCCCACCGTTGGCGATCGCCAACTTCACCCATAGATTGACAAAATATATTGAAATATCTATTGTCTTCACTCAATAAGTACTATTGAGTTCTTGTTTATATAAATTACAACTAAGAGGCGAATTTATTGAATAATTGTGGAGTAAGGAAGAAACCAAAACCCATACTTCAGCTTCTTAACCTTGCTTCATCTTATTTTTTTATCATATCGTTCAAAAAAGCCCTGACTGTGGCAATCTGAGAAACAGACACTTTTAAATTTCATACTTTAACACCAGCAAATTCACCTAATTTAAGGTTATGCAAACCCTGCCGAATCCCTCAACCTCTAGTAACACAATAAGTCAGCCCACCTTTGACACCACAATCAAGCGCCGTAAAACTCGTCCAGTCAAAGTAGGAAATGTCACCATCGGCGGTGGTTATCCTGTAGTGGTGCAGTCGATGATCAACGAAGACACCCTTGATATTGATGGTTCTGTAGCGGCTATTCGGCGGTTGCACGAAATTGGTTGTGAAATCGTTCGGGTTACAGTGCCTAGTATCGCTCATGCCGTAGCGTTGGGAGAAATTAAACAAAAACTCATTCAGACTTACCAAGATGTACCAATTGTTGCTGACGTACATCACAATGGTATGAAAATTGCCTTGGAAGTCGCCAAGCACATAGAAAAAGTACGGATTAATCCGGGTTTATACGTATTTGAAAAACCCAACCCCAATAGAACCGAATATAATCAAGCGGAATTTGAGGAAATTGGTGAAAAAATCCGTGAAACTCTGGCACCCTTGGTAATTTCTCTGCGCGACCAAGGTAAAGCCATGCGTATCGGTGTCAATCATGGTTCCCTAGCTGAGAGGATGTTATTTACCTACGGCGATACTCCAGAGGGAATGGTAGAATCTGCCTTAGAATTTATTCGCATCTGTGAATCTCTAGACTTCCGCAATATTGTCATCTCCATGAAAGCCTCACGAGTTCCCGTGATGGTAGCCGCCTACCGCCTCATAGCCAAGCGCATGGATGATTTAGGCATGGACTACCCCTTACACTTGGGAGTAACAGAAGCTGGGGATGGCGAATATGGACGAATTAAATCCACAGCAGGTATTGCCACATTATTAGCAGATGGCATTGGCGATACAATCCGCGTTTCCTTAACAGAAGCACCAGAAAAAGAAATTCCAGTTTGTTACAGCATTCTGCAAGCTTTAGGTTTGCGGAAAACAATGGTGGAATATGTAGCTTGTCCTTCTTGTGGACGCACCTTATTTAACTTAGAGGAAGTATTACACAAAGTCCGCGAAGCCACCAAACACCTAACTGGTCTTGATATTGCCGTTATGGGTTGTATTGTCAATGGCCCAGGAGAAATGGCTGATGCTGACTACGGTTACGTAGGTAAAACCCCAGGCTTTATATCTTTATACCGTGGCAGAGAAGAAATCAAAAAAGTGCCAGAAGACAAAGGCGTAGAAGAATTGATTAACTTAATCAAGGCAGATGGCCGTTGGGTAGATCCTTAGAAAAAGCAGGAGGCAGTATTTCTTAATTTTGAATTTTGCGGAAAGTTCTGTAGGCGGGTTTCCTGCCGTAGGAAACTTTCCAAGACAAATTTTGAATTGATGACTCCCTCCACTCCCCTTAATAAACTTTCTGTAAATAACAATCGCCTAGCTCACCGGATTCCAAGGTATTTTGATGAAGTTAGGACTACATACTCGGTCTTTACAGTTTACCCTGTGTTAGATTGAGCATACTGACTATAAATTTTTTCCTCTGACGCAACTGTCATTATATGGTGATTACAAAAAGTAGGCTTGTTTTGGGTGCTACGGCAGTAACACTCTCTACGATCGCAGTTACTAGCCTTGGCATTCACTCTCGCGGTCAGGCTTTATTTAAAGCAAGTCCCAAGGAATTAGTAGATGAAGTTTGGCAAATCGTTCAGCGCCAATACGTAGACGGTACTTTTAACCAAGTGGATTGGCAGGCTGTCCGTAAGGAATACTTGAATAAGTCCTACAGTAATCAGCAGGAAGCTTATAAGTCCATACGGGAAATGCTGAAACGGCTCAATGATCCGTATACCCGGTTTATGGATCCAGAGGAATTTAAGAATATGCAGGTAGATACCTCTGGTGAACTCACAGGTATCGGTATCACCATCAGCCAAGACGAAAAAACTAAGCAATTAGTAGTAATTGCCCCAATTGAAGATACACCTGCTTTTAAAGCTGGGATATTAGCTAAGGATGTCATCCTCAAAATCGATGGCAAAAGCACCAAAGGAATGGATACTAACCAAGCAGTATCCTTAATCCGAGGTGCAGCCGGTTCACAAGTCACCTTGACAATTCAGCGCAGCAATCAAGAAAAACAGTTTAAAATTACACGGGCGCGGATTGAAATTCATCCCGTTCGTTATTCTGAGAAGCAAACTCCTGTTGGCAAACTTGGCTACATTCGTCTCAACCAGTTCAGTGCTAATGCCAGCAAAGAAATGCAGGAAGCCATCAGCAATTTAGAAAAGAAACAAGTCACAGGTTATATCCTCGATTTACGTGGAAATCCTGGTGGTTTACTTTTCTCCAGCGTGGAAATTGCGCGGATGTGGATGGATAAAGGTACAATCGTTTCCACTGTTGACCGTCAAGGAGTGCGAGAACGTGAAGTAGCAAATGGACGCGCCTTGACTAATAAGCCTCTAGTTATTTTGGTTGATAAAGGTTCAGCCAGCGCCAGTGAAATTCTTTCCGGCGCACTCCAAGATAACAAGCGTGCTGTCCTGGTGGGTACTCAGACCTTTGGTAAGGGTTTAGTACAGTCAGTCCGTCCTCTAGATGATGGTTCAGGTTTAGCGGTAACAATCGCTAAATACCTCACTCCCAACGATAGGGATATTAACAAGCATGGTATTGACCCAGATGTCAAAGTGGAATTAACTGATGCCCAACGTCAAGAACTATGGCTACGTGAACGGGAAAAACTCGGTACACTCAACGATCTGCAATTTGCTAAAGCAGTAGAAGTCTTGGGTAAACAGATTGCGGGTAAGACTACGCCAACAGCTGAGAAGTAGTGAGTCAATTAGTGAACAGTTATCAGTGAACAGTTAACATCACCTGATAACTGACTCCCTAATCTCTACTATTACTGTGGTTGGCATTTGCCCGATCTAATTAAACCGATGCGACGGGCGATCGCATCCTCTCGTGAATCAAAAGGCCCCCACTGTTCGATTACATCTGGATTACCTTCCCCAACTTCTTCACTGGGGATAATTTCGCAATTACCAACATTACGCTTGACAATATACCA harbors:
- a CDS encoding isochorismatase, with amino-acid sequence MSNQITVQSSTIPPHFNPAKVGEVWRVPYQERAAEAEAWAKEYNVPPADVDQKRICLLLIDVQNTFCIPGFELFVGGQSGNGAVDDNRRICEFIYRNLNTITKIIPTLDTHTTMQIFHPIFWVNDLGEHPTPSATSISLADVEKGIWKVNPFVANSLTKGNYELLEKHAYHYVKQLSQDGKYPLIIWPYHSMLGGIGHALVASVEEAIFFHCIARQSQTQFEIKGDNPLTENYSVLRPEVLISFDENPLAHKNQKLIQQLLEYDTVIIGGQAKSHCVAWTIDDLLTEIKQVDAALSQKVYLLEDCTSPVVVPGVVDYTKQADEAFARFKAAGMHIVKSTEPIEKWLI
- the ispG gene encoding (E)-4-hydroxy-3-methylbut-2-enyl-diphosphate synthase, with protein sequence MQTLPNPSTSSNTISQPTFDTTIKRRKTRPVKVGNVTIGGGYPVVVQSMINEDTLDIDGSVAAIRRLHEIGCEIVRVTVPSIAHAVALGEIKQKLIQTYQDVPIVADVHHNGMKIALEVAKHIEKVRINPGLYVFEKPNPNRTEYNQAEFEEIGEKIRETLAPLVISLRDQGKAMRIGVNHGSLAERMLFTYGDTPEGMVESALEFIRICESLDFRNIVISMKASRVPVMVAAYRLIAKRMDDLGMDYPLHLGVTEAGDGEYGRIKSTAGIATLLADGIGDTIRVSLTEAPEKEIPVCYSILQALGLRKTMVEYVACPSCGRTLFNLEEVLHKVREATKHLTGLDIAVMGCIVNGPGEMADADYGYVGKTPGFISLYRGREEIKKVPEDKGVEELINLIKADGRWVDP
- the ctpC gene encoding carboxyl-terminal processing protease CtpC; translation: MVITKSRLVLGATAVTLSTIAVTSLGIHSRGQALFKASPKELVDEVWQIVQRQYVDGTFNQVDWQAVRKEYLNKSYSNQQEAYKSIREMLKRLNDPYTRFMDPEEFKNMQVDTSGELTGIGITISQDEKTKQLVVIAPIEDTPAFKAGILAKDVILKIDGKSTKGMDTNQAVSLIRGAAGSQVTLTIQRSNQEKQFKITRARIEIHPVRYSEKQTPVGKLGYIRLNQFSANASKEMQEAISNLEKKQVTGYILDLRGNPGGLLFSSVEIARMWMDKGTIVSTVDRQGVREREVANGRALTNKPLVILVDKGSASASEILSGALQDNKRAVLVGTQTFGKGLVQSVRPLDDGSGLAVTIAKYLTPNDRDINKHGIDPDVKVELTDAQRQELWLREREKLGTLNDLQFAKAVEVLGKQIAGKTTPTAEK
- a CDS encoding DDE transposase family protein, with product MSNTQIWYIVKRNVGNCEIIPSEEVGEGNPDVIEQWGPFDSREDAIARRIGLIRSGKCQPQ